A stretch of DNA from Arachis hypogaea cultivar Tifrunner chromosome 19, arahy.Tifrunner.gnm2.J5K5, whole genome shotgun sequence:
CGGTGAAGGATTAGTTCTTGGTCTGCCGGTGGATGGATACCgtggaaaaaaaaattgttataaatttAACAAGAAAACTTCCGTTTTTTGGGTCCACGGCCGTTACTAATCTCTCACCGGCTTGAGTTAGATAGTAGACAGTATTGAACTCTTGGTATCTTTGATGACTTGATTCATAGTTAAGGGAGGATGATCAGAAAACTACTGTTTTGATCTTGAAAGGTTTGTTTAACAACAAAAGTGTCCTTTAAAAGGTAATTATCAGTTTCTGAACGATTATTTTCCACGGAAACCAAtattaagattaaaattaaaattgttgtTTATAATTTATTGAGGTTTCCTGTTACATAAACCATTGAACAGAGCGGTAAAAAAGTGTTTTTTTAGCTACTTGATGAGGTTTACCAGTAAAAGTGTTTCTTTTTTGGGTGTAGGTGTTTGACTTCCTCTGTTGTTaacttgttattttttttcttcaatttaatCTGGACTAAAACTTAAATTTGATCCGAGTTGAGGGAAACATCTTCCAAATAAAAACTCTTGGCatactataaattttaaaagtgAGTATATTGTTGTCTTGaacaattcttaaaaaaaaatatttcataaagcATGCAGTTATTTCATAGACAATAGTGAAAGTATTTGACTTTAGTTTGTTACTGTTTTTCACAGTTTTTGCTAGTAAAACTCCAATCTGATCTTTGAGGGAATCATCTGCCGAACACATTACTGGACGAAATTTTGTTTTGAGAAACAAAAACTCTCGACATAAGTCTATAGGAATTAAAGATGTAGGTCAAAATTAGTACTTTTCACAGACAAAGTAGTTATATGATGTATTAGACTATTAGTCCTTGGCAAATGACTAAATTGACCCACAGTTTTAATTCCTATCACTATGCGCTCTGTTTTCATCAAAGACCAACTCAAGggctttattctttttatttttttggttagaAAAAAGATTAAATGAGTAAATTATATGAATTTGTTGTGTTTTGTGTTGATGGACTAGCCTGATTTGCTGGGGAGTTATCAATGTTGATGTTTTGGACCTTTTTGTTTAGGTGTTCTTGTTATTTGGATGAGCCTTTTGGCTCCGGTAGTGTTTTTTGGCTTGTTTCTACATTTTGTATGCTTTTGGGGCTACAACTTCTGAAGCAAAAGATATTTCACCTGCTAgaattttgtttctatttttttgtcTTACTCTTCTTGCCctgaattttttattcttattttttatgttctttttCATTGAACCAATTATTTGTACTTACATGGTAGAAGACAGGATGGGAAAACTATAATCTAATATTCTTAGAAGCATATCTACAATCAAATAATTCCTCAATttagctttcttttttttttttcatttttattttcttttcttttcttttcttttcttttctgttcttttcttttctttgtttatttatttgacaTGACAGTTGAGTTGTCTTTGTTCTAGCAATGGAATTAGCCTTTGATGCCTGCATTTGATTAGACTTTTTACATTACACCATTTTGGTGTGGCCTTTCCTGGACCATGCATAATGCACAATGTTTTGTACTGGGTTGCTCTTTTTCATTTTTGccttttctttctttgtgttGTATATTGTTGTTTTTCTTCTCCGTACTAGCCATCACGCACGAATTTTTTCCCCTCCTTTTAACTAATGATTAAGTGTAGGTCTTATAAATTAAGTAGGTTCTGCTTAGTTGTGTACTTGAACGTGAGAGGATGGAAAATTCGGACAGAAAGTCGCTCCACACATAACttaatgaaaataattttcaCTCTGTCCTCTATTTGCTTCCCACTTTCTGTGCACTCAATTAATCGGAACCCTTATGTAGTTAATTGAAGTTAATGTTTTGTTATATGTATTGATTGATTGAAATGCCGGTAGTATGGGGGAAATTATGTTTTCATTCAAGATGTTTTTAAAAAATGGCAGATGTGATATGAGAACCAGAACATGTGAAGTTTTATTTTCCTGCCAATTCTACATTTGttttcatctctctctctctgtggtTTGATCATTGGTTTCAAATGGACAAGTTAATTTAATTTCTGACCCTCATAATCCATGTTTCTTTTACTCATTCGGTCTCTTTTTGCTGATTCATAGTTATTTTATTGTTCATGCCTTTTGATACTGCATTGGTTTAAGCAATGATGGAGgccttttttttctcctttttaaaaaaataaaaaatcttgctACAGCGATTGCACAAGAAAATGGTTCTATCTCCGAAGATATTATCAGGGGTGCTGTTTCTGCTACTGAAGATGGTTTTTTAACTCTCGTCCGAAGGAGTTACGGGATAAAGCCATTGATAGCGGCAATGGGTTCCTGTTGTCTGGTTGGTGTTATCTGGAAAGGCACACTGTATACTGCCAATCTTGGAGACTCTCGTGCTGTAATTGGCTCTGTAACCAGATCTAACAAGATAGTTGCAGAACAGTTGACTAGAGAGCACAACGCTAGCAAAGAGGAGGTTAGACGAGAACTCAGGTCTTTGCACCCTGAAGATTCACAAATTGTAGTTATGAAGCATGGAACGTGGCGAATTAAAGGCATCATCCAGGTAAATTTCCTCATTCCTTTTATAAATGAATCTATGTCAATGTTTCATGTCGCCTGTatcttttttgtatttaatattagTAAGTTTTTAATATTGAGTAGCACTCTGTTAGAAATTTATGTTCCTTGAATATGAATAATGTTTGTTCTTTTAATCAACTTTGGTCATGCTTTTGTGTTGGTTTTGTTTCATCAATGTAAATTTTCTCGTCTACTTCACAACTGCTGTCAGGTATCCAGATCAATAGGAGATGCATATCTAAAGCGCCCAGAGTTCTCTTTTGATCCTTCGTTCCCACGGTTCCACCTGCCCGATCCTATCCGTCGGCCTGTGCTAACAGCAGAACCATCTGTGTGTTCACGAGTTTTACAACCTAATGATAAATTCCTTATATTTGCATCTGATGGTCTTTGGGAACACTTGACAAATCAGGAAGCAGTTGAGATTGTTCACAAAAGTCCTCGACCTGTATGCTTTTCCTTCTTGTCTTCTATTTTTCGCCCTTGCATATAGAAAATGTTGCTACTTTTTCTTATCATAAGCTGCGCATTTCTTGAACATCAGGGGATTGCAAGGAGACTTCTCAAGGCTGCACTAACCGAGGCAGCTCGGAAAAGAGAGATGAGATATAAAGACCTTCAAAAGGTTGAAAAGGGGGTTCGGCGGTTTTTTCATGACGATATCACGGTGGTTGTTATCTTCATTGACCATGAATTGGTTGGGAAGAATGTAACAGTTCCTGAATTGTCCATCAAAGGGTTTATGGACTCGGTTGGACCATCGAATTTTAGAAGCTTTCAGCATATGCCATAATTGCAAGGTTCATTTCTAGAAACTATTGCCAACAAATGTGATTCATTGGCTCAACCTGGTGGAAGCTTAAAAGACCTCAATACTTTATTTGACATTTTTGCAGCATCTAATTGTTTATTTATATGTTTAGTTTGAGTTTCTCACCTTTCAAGGTAAACTTTCAATTATATATACCTTGCCTCCTGTTGATAACTGAAGAAATAGGGAAgccatgttttttttttaatttattttttcttatttttatttgggGCAATGTTTGATATATGGCAGAAGTTGCTTTGTTATAGTTTATATAGTACCTTTGAATAGAGTTTATAATTTGAAGCATAAGTTCAACCCTTGTTACGGAAATTAAACTTGTTTGAATCAGCTAGACTTGGAACTCCTTGTGATTGTTAGCATCTATTGAAACCTCAGATTTATAGTTTGGTTAAAAATTAAATGTTGCAGccaaaatggaaaaataaaacaaaaaatcaatttcTAATGGCTATTTGTTTCTTGCAACTTTTACCGGTAGAGCATCTTGAACTTTAGCATTTGATAAGTTATTATTTCTATATCATATAATACTTTTTGACACTGTTAACTACAAACATGTTTtaatttgtttctattttttagtTAAGCAAGTGTTGACATTGAGAAGTAAATTTAGGGAAAAAAGAAAACTTAGTTCAATACAAAAGCACAtatttgagtttattttttatattgtcaatataaaagaattttatataaacaaactaattaattagtctcattaataaaaataattaatttctaaatatatttattttaaaaaaattatctaaatgcatgaatttaatttgatgattatataaaatttttatagtgCATTAAAATTGAACTTATAAtgtatttatctatttttgttctcctttacttttttattttcccctttatttctgtctttaattttcattttggtCTTAATTTACTCGAGCAAGTTGATGGATAATTGGATATACCTTTTTGGATTGTTCATATAACCACCCTCAAATTTTATGGAATTTCAGCTATAATTAAATCAACATGAAGTAAGAAGTTGCAAAGCTAGTTGTGTTTTTAGGACAAGTACTAAATTTTAAGGATTAAAAAAACATGGAATTTCTTAAAGTCGTAAATGTTTACATGTATCTTcatttaagtttaattaaataGCTCCAAATTTAGATATTGTAGTGTAGATGTGTACTTATTCTTAATAACATAATTAGAGTTCTTTTCAAttcatatatgttaaattttacaaGAATCAagagagaataaaaataaaattaaagctaaACTTTGATTTATGTTAAAACATTTTAACTTAAATATATATAACCAAAACTAATCAAacttattgtatatatttttgaGATTCACTAAACAAGTTTAATTTTAATCTATTAAAAGGGTAAAATTTTACATAAACATCTGATCAATATAAAGTATAAAATTGTTTTATgcactaaaattaaatttttattaaatttaatgtcATTGGTATATAAATCATGTTGGTTTCTTTTATATGACGAGAAAGAAATATGAAGTTAATTTGTGAATAAAGAAATAAGAGATAAATActattttggtccctaaagtttagAGTTAAAATTAAATTCGTCCCCAAcgttattttggatttaaaatcatcTCTAACGTTTCATTTGGTATTAAAAccgtcatttttaataaaatttttaattttattactaaattacctctaataaaaaaattataaaattacaaaaaaaaaaaagaacgggAAAAGGAAGAGGGAGAAGGGAGGAAGGGAAGATGAGgggaaggggggggggggagggggcgACGGCGCCGGCCACTGCCATTGCCAGGAAGAGGGCTCGCTGTTGCTGACCTCGCCGCCGCTACACCTCGTCGATTCTGCTTCTGATTtggcttctgcttctgcttttgCTTCTTCCAATTCTGCTTCTGCTTTTACGTCTGTTTCTACGTCGGCTTCTGCTTCAGCTTCAGCTTCTGCTTTTGATTCGGCTTTTGCTTCTTCCGATTTTGCTTTTGCTTCTACGTCTGCTTTTGCTTCTGCTTTCAATTCGGCTTCTTCTGATTCTGCGTCagctt
This window harbors:
- the LOC112775758 gene encoding probable protein phosphatase 2C 25, whose product is MFSWLARIVSACLRPVVRRYARMNKDDDRDLDDDPSSLHDSLLWCRDLEKHSCGEFSFAVVQANEVIEDHSQVETGPDAVFVGVYDGHGGPEASKFINEHLFRHLITIAQENGSISEDIIRGAVSATEDGFLTLVRRSYGIKPLIAAMGSCCLVGVIWKGTLYTANLGDSRAVIGSVTRSNKIVAEQLTREHNASKEEVRRELRSLHPEDSQIVVMKHGTWRIKGIIQVSRSIGDAYLKRPEFSFDPSFPRFHLPDPIRRPVLTAEPSVCSRVLQPNDKFLIFASDGLWEHLTNQEAVEIVHKSPRPGIARRLLKAALTEAARKREMRYKDLQKVEKGVRRFFHDDITVVVIFIDHELVGKNVTVPELSIKGFMDSVGPSNFRSFQHMP